A window of the Flavobacterium sangjuense genome harbors these coding sequences:
- a CDS encoding START-like domain-containing protein, with protein sequence MDNKIRYELEFPLNSSPQLLYQYISTPSGLQEWFADNVNSRGEFFTFTWDDLEENARLASKKTGEKVKFKWVDDDKKDTEYYFELRILEDEITKDVSLMVVDFAEEDELAESRLLWENQISDLKHVIGSI encoded by the coding sequence ATGGATAATAAAATACGTTATGAGCTTGAGTTTCCATTGAACTCTTCGCCACAATTACTATATCAATACATTTCTACACCATCCGGTTTGCAGGAATGGTTTGCAGACAACGTTAATTCAAGAGGAGAATTTTTTACTTTTACTTGGGACGATCTAGAAGAAAATGCGCGTCTTGCCTCCAAAAAGACCGGAGAGAAAGTGAAATTTAAATGGGTTGATGATGACAAGAAGGATACTGAGTATTATTTTGAATTAAGAATATTAGAAGATGAAATCACCAAAGACGTTTCGTTAATGGTTGTTGATTTTGCAGAAGAAGATGAATTAGCCGAATCAAGATTATTATGGGAAAATCAAATTTCCGATTTAAAACACGTCATAGGTTCTATTTAA
- a CDS encoding HU family DNA-binding protein, with translation MNKSELIDAIAADAGVTKAAAKLALESFLGNVSKTLKKGGRVSLVGFGSWSVSKRAARDGRNPQTGKTIKIAAKNVVKFKAGADLDGAVN, from the coding sequence ATGAACAAATCAGAATTAATCGATGCGATTGCAGCTGACGCTGGAGTAACAAAAGCTGCTGCGAAATTGGCTTTAGAATCATTTTTAGGAAATGTAAGCAAAACTTTGAAAAAAGGTGGAAGAGTATCTTTAGTAGGATTCGGATCTTGGTCAGTATCTAAAAGAGCTGCAAGAGATGGAAGAAATCCTCAAACAGGAAAAACTATCAAAATTGCTGCTAAGAATGTAGTTAAATTCAAAGCAGGAGCAGATTTAGACGGAGCAGTAAACTAA
- a CDS encoding aminotransferase class IV, protein MINFNSEIQDSDLQVTVSNRSFLYGDGVFETLKIVNNKILFFEDHYFRLMASMRIVRMEIPMSFTMEYLEEQILKLVDVLNINDSARVRFTVFRNEGGFYLPTDNSISFVIQATKLENKNYKILKSQFEVDLYKDFIVPKQLLSTLKTANKITHVTASIFAKENQLDSCLLINETKNVIEAANGNLFMLMGNSLITPPISEGCLNGIMRKQIIALAKQLGSVEVVEAAISPFDLQKADELLITNVIIGIQPITKYRKKEFEVKLSNQLLEKLNSSIEA, encoded by the coding sequence ATGATTAATTTTAATAGTGAAATTCAGGATTCGGATTTACAAGTAACAGTTTCAAATAGGTCATTCTTATATGGTGATGGCGTTTTTGAAACTTTGAAAATTGTAAACAATAAAATATTATTTTTTGAAGATCATTATTTTCGATTAATGGCTTCCATGAGAATTGTTAGAATGGAAATTCCAATGTCATTCACTATGGAATATCTTGAGGAACAAATCCTGAAGCTGGTTGATGTACTCAATATTAATGATTCTGCCCGGGTAAGATTTACTGTTTTTAGAAACGAAGGCGGCTTTTATTTACCAACTGATAATTCAATTTCATTTGTGATACAGGCAACGAAACTGGAAAACAAAAACTATAAAATTCTTAAAAGTCAATTTGAAGTTGATTTATATAAAGACTTTATAGTCCCAAAACAATTACTTTCAACATTAAAGACTGCTAATAAGATTACACATGTAACAGCAAGTATTTTTGCCAAAGAAAATCAACTCGATTCTTGCTTACTTATTAATGAAACCAAAAATGTAATTGAAGCAGCAAACGGTAACCTGTTTATGCTAATGGGAAACTCATTGATAACACCACCAATTTCTGAAGGCTGTTTGAATGGAATAATGAGAAAGCAAATTATAGCGCTGGCAAAACAGCTTGGTTCAGTTGAAGTAGTTGAAGCAGCAATTTCTCCTTTTGATTTACAGAAAGCGGACGAATTACTTATAACCAATGTTATCATCGGAATTCAACCAATCACAAAATACCGTAAAAAAGAATTTGAAGTTAAATTATCGAATCAGCTTTTGGAAAAATTGAATAGTTCAATAGAAGCTTAA
- a CDS encoding YqgE/AlgH family protein: MIAEKLEKGHLLIAEPSIIGDLSFNRSVILLADHTSEGSVGFILNKPLKYTIKDLLPEVESNFKIYNGGPVEQDNLYFIHNVPDLIPNSIEISKGIYWGGDFDFTKELINTGVIKKKNIRFFLGYTGWDSEQLENEMQANSWILIKNNYENKILGKASVHFWKEKIVELGGDYLIWSNAPENPILN, translated from the coding sequence ATGATTGCAGAGAAATTAGAAAAAGGACATTTATTAATAGCCGAACCGTCTATTATTGGTGACTTATCTTTTAATAGATCGGTAATTTTGTTGGCTGACCATACTTCTGAAGGTTCAGTTGGATTCATTTTGAACAAACCACTCAAATACACTATTAAAGACTTACTTCCTGAAGTTGAATCCAATTTCAAAATCTATAATGGTGGTCCGGTTGAGCAGGATAATTTATATTTTATTCACAATGTTCCTGATTTGATTCCGAATAGTATTGAAATTTCTAAAGGAATATATTGGGGCGGCGATTTTGATTTCACCAAAGAGTTAATCAATACCGGAGTTATAAAGAAAAAAAATATTCGTTTCTTTTTGGGATACACCGGTTGGGATTCGGAACAACTTGAAAATGAGATGCAGGCCAACTCCTGGATATTGATAAAAAATAATTACGAAAACAAAATTCTGGGAAAAGCATCTGTTCATTTTTGGAAAGAAAAAATCGTAGAGCTAGGCGGTGATTATCTAATTTGGTCTAATGCTCCTGAAAATCCTATATTGAATTAA